A region from the Streptomyces lydicus genome encodes:
- a CDS encoding FAD-dependent oxidoreductase yields MPVQQTAGPARTVIMTVDDDPGVSRAVARDLRRRYGASYRIVRAESGESALAALQELKLRGGPVAVILADYRMPQMNGIEFLEQALDIYPGARRVLLTAYADTDAAIDAINVVDLDHYLLKPWEPPEEKLYPVVDDLLQSWRTADNRPVAVTKVVGHRWSARSSAVREFLARNQVPYRWYSSDDPEGRRLLCAAGEEGLRLPLVITPDGTALVEPEDQELATRVGLATTPATDFYDLVVIGGGPAGLGAAVYGASEGLRTVLVERSATGGQAGQSSRIENYLGFPDGVSGAQLTDRARRQAAKFGAEILTAREVTGLEVNGASRVVRFSDGSAVAAHSVILATGVSYRQLDAPRVTELTGCGVFYGSALTEAAACQGHDVYIVGGANSAGQAAIYLARSAKSVTVLVRKPSLTTSMSHYLVQQVDETPTISVRTHTVVDAAHGAHQLEQITLRDTETGHTELVDTQWMFVFIGAAPLTGWLEGTVLRDSHGFILTGPDLTADGRPPAGWELDRPPYHLETNVPGVFVAGDARAESAKRVASAVGEGAMAVMLAHRYLEQS; encoded by the coding sequence ATGCCTGTGCAGCAGACCGCCGGTCCGGCGCGGACCGTCATCATGACCGTGGACGACGATCCGGGCGTGTCCCGGGCCGTCGCCCGCGACCTGCGGCGGCGCTACGGCGCGTCGTACCGGATCGTGCGCGCGGAGTCCGGCGAGTCCGCCCTTGCCGCCCTGCAGGAGCTGAAGCTGCGCGGCGGTCCCGTGGCGGTGATCCTGGCCGACTACCGGATGCCGCAGATGAACGGCATCGAGTTCCTCGAGCAGGCTCTCGACATCTACCCCGGCGCCCGGCGGGTGCTGCTGACCGCGTACGCGGACACCGACGCGGCCATCGACGCGATCAATGTCGTCGACCTCGACCACTACCTCCTCAAGCCCTGGGAGCCGCCCGAGGAGAAGCTCTACCCCGTCGTCGACGACCTGCTGCAGTCCTGGCGGACCGCCGACAACCGGCCGGTGGCCGTCACCAAGGTCGTCGGGCACCGCTGGTCGGCGCGTTCGTCGGCCGTACGGGAGTTTCTGGCCCGTAACCAGGTGCCGTACCGCTGGTACTCGTCCGACGATCCGGAGGGCCGGCGGCTGCTGTGCGCCGCGGGCGAGGAGGGCCTGCGGCTCCCGCTGGTGATCACTCCGGACGGCACGGCCCTCGTCGAGCCCGAGGACCAGGAGCTGGCCACCCGGGTCGGTCTCGCGACGACCCCGGCCACCGACTTCTACGACCTGGTCGTCATCGGCGGCGGACCGGCCGGTCTGGGGGCGGCCGTGTACGGGGCCTCCGAGGGCCTGCGCACCGTCCTCGTGGAACGCTCCGCGACCGGAGGCCAGGCGGGCCAGAGCTCACGCATCGAGAACTACCTCGGCTTTCCGGACGGCGTGTCCGGGGCACAGCTCACCGACCGGGCCCGGCGGCAGGCGGCGAAGTTCGGTGCCGAGATACTGACCGCGCGCGAGGTTACCGGGCTGGAGGTCAACGGCGCCTCGCGCGTCGTCCGGTTCTCGGACGGCTCCGCTGTCGCCGCGCACTCCGTGATCCTGGCGACCGGCGTGTCGTACCGGCAGCTGGACGCGCCCCGGGTGACCGAGTTGACCGGCTGCGGCGTGTTCTACGGCTCGGCCCTGACCGAAGCGGCCGCGTGCCAAGGCCACGACGTGTACATCGTCGGCGGCGCCAACTCCGCGGGCCAGGCCGCGATTTACCTGGCCCGGAGCGCCAAGTCGGTCACCGTACTGGTACGCAAGCCCTCCTTGACCACGTCGATGTCGCACTACCTCGTCCAGCAGGTCGACGAGACGCCCACCATCTCGGTGCGCACCCACACGGTCGTCGACGCCGCCCACGGTGCGCATCAGCTGGAACAGATCACCCTGCGCGACACCGAGACCGGCCACACCGAACTCGTCGACACCCAGTGGATGTTCGTCTTCATCGGCGCGGCCCCGCTGACCGGCTGGCTGGAGGGCACGGTGCTCCGGGACTCGCACGGGTTCATCCTGACCGGCCCCGATCTGACCGCGGACGGGCGCCCGCCGGCCGGCTGGGAGCTGGACCGGCCGCCGTACCACCTGGAGACGAACGTCCCGGGCGTGTTCGTGGCGGGGGACGCCCGCGCCGAGTCCGCCAAGCGTGTCGCCTCCGCAGTGGGCGAGGGAGCCATGGCGGTCATGCTCGCCCACCGATACCTGGAGCAGTCATGA
- a CDS encoding alpha/beta fold hydrolase — protein MAAFPVPGSRRRIRRTYVIAAGCAMALCTSVAAPATADGGTATATAKPTIVLVHGAFADASSWNGVAERLERRGYAVMAPANPLRGLYSDSTYIASVLDSIKGPLVLVGHSYGGSLISSAAAGNPRVKSLVYVSALMPDVGESGMSLSARFPSELGTATRSVPYRAGGGLSGTDLYLKPDRLHQVFAADLPESTTRLMAVTQRPVATTAFSEKAEAAAWKHIPSWFLVAKQDKTINPDQERFEAKRAGSHTVEIDSSHVAMVSHPDAVTDLVLQAATAADTARPTLPATGAAHEARAATALTGIAAASLIAGAGALLLGRRLRRPAP, from the coding sequence ATGGCAGCATTTCCGGTCCCCGGCTCACGGCGCCGAATACGTCGCACCTATGTCATCGCGGCCGGGTGCGCCATGGCCCTGTGCACCTCCGTGGCGGCCCCTGCCACCGCGGACGGCGGCACGGCCACGGCCACGGCCAAACCCACCATCGTGCTGGTGCACGGGGCGTTCGCGGACGCCTCCAGCTGGAACGGGGTCGCCGAACGGCTCGAACGCCGTGGTTACGCCGTCATGGCCCCGGCCAACCCGCTGCGCGGGCTGTACAGCGACTCCACCTACATCGCCTCCGTACTGGACAGCATCAAGGGTCCGCTCGTGCTGGTGGGCCACTCGTACGGCGGCTCCCTGATCAGCTCGGCCGCCGCGGGCAACCCCCGGGTGAAGTCCCTGGTGTACGTCTCAGCACTGATGCCCGACGTGGGCGAGAGCGGGATGTCCCTGTCCGCCAGGTTCCCCAGCGAACTCGGCACCGCCACGCGGTCCGTTCCCTACCGCGCCGGCGGCGGCCTCAGCGGGACCGACCTCTACCTCAAGCCCGACAGGCTGCATCAGGTCTTCGCCGCCGACCTGCCGGAGAGCACCACCAGGCTCATGGCGGTGACCCAACGGCCCGTGGCCACGACCGCGTTCTCGGAGAAGGCCGAGGCCGCCGCCTGGAAACACATTCCCTCGTGGTTCCTCGTCGCGAAGCAGGACAAGACCATCAACCCGGACCAGGAACGCTTCGAGGCGAAGCGCGCGGGTTCCCACACGGTGGAGATCGACTCCTCCCACGTGGCCATGGTCTCCCACCCCGATGCGGTCACCGACCTCGTCCTCCAGGCCGCCACCGCGGCCGATACCGCCCGGCCCACGCTGCCCGCCACGGGGGCCGCCCACGAGGCCCGGGCCGCGACCGCGCTCACCGGCATCGCCGCCGCCTCGCTGATCGCGGGCGCGGGAGCCCTCCTCCTGGGCCGCCGGCTGAGACGCCCCGCGCCCTGA